From a region of the Candidatus Zymogenaceae bacterium genome:
- a CDS encoding D-aminoacylase, which yields MAKKQILITGASVADGTGAEPKPGDILIEDDRIVEYADRIDAPEAETFNAKGLIAAPGFIDMHTHGDFDRLKHAVSIERLLQGCTMEVVANCGLCSFPFNDTIVREFQPMMGTIVKTDFDGFTRLSDYFSFIENRGVALNLVSHVGHGVVRGNVMGMSTDPADDGQFSKMAELLSQALDDGALGMSTGLIYPTGSMTKTDELVRLMKSASAHRPDPAPLYASHIRDESDGVLDALDEAIEIAEQSGTGLQIAHIKCMGEKNWGRAGEVIEKIDSARNRGADITADIYPYLYASTLLAMILLQPIGAPDTVLVASSFKSNGDLWDEVVGRSLQDLSDMWNISPEDAGRRVITEAPSSMGVAKFMSEDDMLAFLGQPWTVIGSDGIEDREGKPHPRIGGTMPRVLGRYVREKGVLTWGAAVAKMTGNTAKKLGLTDRGLIRPGCFADITLFDPETVIDTATYKEPHNKPVGILHVMINGVWALKDGDITGELPGRIIRY from the coding sequence ATGGCGAAAAAACAGATCTTGATAACCGGCGCATCGGTCGCCGATGGAACCGGTGCTGAACCGAAACCGGGTGACATCCTCATCGAAGACGATCGCATCGTTGAGTACGCCGATCGCATCGACGCTCCCGAAGCGGAAACCTTCAACGCCAAGGGACTCATCGCGGCGCCTGGATTCATAGACATGCACACCCACGGCGATTTTGATCGATTGAAACATGCTGTCAGCATTGAGCGCCTCCTTCAGGGTTGTACCATGGAGGTGGTGGCCAACTGCGGCCTCTGCTCGTTTCCGTTTAACGACACCATCGTCCGTGAGTTCCAGCCGATGATGGGGACCATCGTCAAGACCGATTTCGACGGCTTCACGAGGCTCTCCGATTATTTCTCGTTCATTGAAAACCGGGGGGTCGCCCTCAATCTCGTCTCCCATGTCGGTCATGGGGTTGTCCGGGGAAACGTGATGGGTATGTCGACGGACCCGGCCGACGACGGGCAGTTCTCAAAAATGGCGGAGCTTTTATCCCAGGCTCTGGACGACGGCGCCCTGGGCATGTCCACAGGATTGATATATCCCACCGGCTCCATGACAAAAACCGACGAGCTTGTCCGCCTCATGAAAAGCGCCTCCGCCCACAGGCCCGATCCCGCCCCCCTCTATGCATCCCACATCCGGGATGAAAGCGATGGAGTCCTCGACGCCCTGGACGAGGCCATCGAAATCGCAGAGCAAAGCGGCACTGGCCTTCAAATCGCCCACATCAAGTGCATGGGAGAAAAAAACTGGGGACGGGCCGGCGAGGTGATCGAGAAAATCGACTCCGCCCGGAACCGGGGCGCCGATATCACGGCGGATATCTATCCCTATCTGTATGCCTCCACCCTTTTGGCGATGATTCTGTTGCAGCCCATCGGGGCGCCGGACACGGTGCTGGTGGCCAGCTCCTTCAAGTCCAACGGCGACCTATGGGACGAGGTCGTGGGTCGATCCCTCCAGGATCTTTCCGATATGTGGAACATCTCTCCCGAGGATGCGGGGCGGCGTGTCATTACAGAGGCCCCATCAAGCATGGGCGTCGCCAAGTTCATGTCCGAGGACGACATGCTCGCCTTTCTGGGGCAGCCCTGGACCGTTATCGGCTCCGACGGGATAGAGGACCGGGAGGGGAAACCCCATCCCCGTATCGGGGGCACGATGCCCCGGGTGTTGGGACGATATGTCCGGGAAAAGGGTGTCCTCACCTGGGGGGCGGCCGTCGCCAAGATGACCGGGAACACGGCCAAAAAGCTCGGGCTGACCGATCGGGGACTCATCAGGCCCGGCTGCTTCGCCGACATCACCCTGTTCGATCCCGAAACCGTCATCGATACGGCCACATATAAAGAACCCCACAATAAGCCCGTGGGCATTCTCCATGTGATGATAAACGGCGTGTGGGCGTTGAAGGACGGTGATATTACCGGAGAGCTTCCCGGTCGGATCATTCGGTATTGA